The Malus domestica chromosome 13, GDT2T_hap1 genome includes a window with the following:
- the LOC103453063 gene encoding uncharacterized protein isoform X2, producing the protein MGNFLFFAAFALIMIGVKDQNDRRDSWHHGGWIAKMVVWLLLVVLMFFMPDIVITIYGVVSKFGAGLFLLVQVIILLDCTHSWNDAWVEKDEQKWYIALLIVSIVCYLAAFAFSGVLFIWFNPSGEDCGLNIFFIVMTMILAFGFAVIALHPKVNGSLLPASVISVYSAYVCYTALSSEPHGYACNGLHHSKAVSLSTLLLGMAMTVLSVLYSALRAGSSTNFLSPPSSPRGGAAEKTPLLDGKELEEGKEKNDKEVKPVGYSYTFFHLIFALASMYSAMLLSGWTSSSESSDLIDVGWTSVWVRICTEWVTAALYVWSLIAPILIPDREF; encoded by the exons ATGGGGAATTTCTTGTTTTTCGCAGCATTTGCGCTTATAATGATTGGAGTAAAGGACCAAAATGACAGACGAGATTCCTGGCATCATGGTGGATGGATTGCCAAGATGGTGGTATGGCTTTTGCTTGTCGTTCTCATGTTTTTCATGCCAGACATTGTCATTACAATCTATG GtgtcgtatcaaaatttggggcAGGCTTATTTTTACTGGTTCAAGTCATTATATTGTTAGACTGTACTCACTCATGGAATGATGCATGGGTGGAAAAAGATGAGCAAAAATG GTATATTGCACTGCTTATCGTATCAATTGTATGCTACCTTGCAGCATTTGCGTTCTCAGGCGTTCTGTTCATTTGGTTCAACCCTTCTGGTGAAGATTGTGGCctcaatatcttcttcattGTCATGACAATGATTCTCGCATTTGGATTTGCAGTTATTGCGTTACACCCGAAG GTGAATGGCAGCCTCCTCCCTGCTTCGGTGATATCTGTTTATAGTGCTTATGTGTGCTACACGGCTCTTTCCAGTGAACCTCATGGCTATGCTTGCAATGGTCTTCACCATTCGAAAGCAGTCTCCCTGAGTACCCTTCTTCTTGGGATGGCAATGACTGTTCTTTCAGTTTTGTACTCTGCCCTTCGTGCTGGATCATCAACAAATTTTCTATCACCACCGTCTTCACCCAGGGGAG GTGCAGCTGAAAAGACACCTCTTCTTGACGGCAAAGAGTTGGAGGAAGGGAAAGAGAAAAATGACAAAGAAGTGAAACCTGTTGGTTATTCCTATACGTTTTTCCACCTGATATTTGCCTTGGCTAGCATGTATTCAGCCATGCTGCTTTCGGGTTGGACCAGCTCATCGGAGAGCTCAGATCTCATTGACGTTGGGTGGACATCGGTTTGGGTCAGAATCTGCACAGAATGGGTTACTGCTGCACTATATGTTTGGTCCCTCATTGCTCCTATACTGATCCCTGATCGTGAGTTCTAG
- the LOC103453063 gene encoding uncharacterized protein isoform X1 produces the protein MSCCLSCCAASTCGLCGSVASGISSKSARLAYCGLFGLSLIVSWILREVGAPLLEKIPWISSSETHTKEWYQTEAVLRVSMGNFLFFAAFALIMIGVKDQNDRRDSWHHGGWIAKMVVWLLLVVLMFFMPDIVITIYGVVSKFGAGLFLLVQVIILLDCTHSWNDAWVEKDEQKWYIALLIVSIVCYLAAFAFSGVLFIWFNPSGEDCGLNIFFIVMTMILAFGFAVIALHPKVNGSLLPASVISVYSAYVCYTALSSEPHGYACNGLHHSKAVSLSTLLLGMAMTVLSVLYSALRAGSSTNFLSPPSSPRGGAAEKTPLLDGKELEEGKEKNDKEVKPVGYSYTFFHLIFALASMYSAMLLSGWTSSSESSDLIDVGWTSVWVRICTEWVTAALYVWSLIAPILIPDREF, from the exons ATGTCGTGCTGCTTGTCTTGCTGCGCTGCTTCCACCTGCGGCCTGTGTGGCTCTGTGGCCTCTGGGATTTCCAGCAAATCGGCTAGGCTTGCTTACTGCGGTCTCTTCGGGCTTTCCCTGATCGTGTCTTGGATTCTCAGAGAAGTTGGTGCTCCTCTCTTGGAGAAGATCCCAT GGATAAGCTCTTCTGAGACTCACACCAAGGAGTGGTATCAAACAGAAGCGGTTCTTCGTGTGAGCATGGGGAATTTCTTGTTTTTCGCAGCATTTGCGCTTATAATGATTGGAGTAAAGGACCAAAATGACAGACGAGATTCCTGGCATCATGGTGGATGGATTGCCAAGATGGTGGTATGGCTTTTGCTTGTCGTTCTCATGTTTTTCATGCCAGACATTGTCATTACAATCTATG GtgtcgtatcaaaatttggggcAGGCTTATTTTTACTGGTTCAAGTCATTATATTGTTAGACTGTACTCACTCATGGAATGATGCATGGGTGGAAAAAGATGAGCAAAAATG GTATATTGCACTGCTTATCGTATCAATTGTATGCTACCTTGCAGCATTTGCGTTCTCAGGCGTTCTGTTCATTTGGTTCAACCCTTCTGGTGAAGATTGTGGCctcaatatcttcttcattGTCATGACAATGATTCTCGCATTTGGATTTGCAGTTATTGCGTTACACCCGAAG GTGAATGGCAGCCTCCTCCCTGCTTCGGTGATATCTGTTTATAGTGCTTATGTGTGCTACACGGCTCTTTCCAGTGAACCTCATGGCTATGCTTGCAATGGTCTTCACCATTCGAAAGCAGTCTCCCTGAGTACCCTTCTTCTTGGGATGGCAATGACTGTTCTTTCAGTTTTGTACTCTGCCCTTCGTGCTGGATCATCAACAAATTTTCTATCACCACCGTCTTCACCCAGGGGAG GTGCAGCTGAAAAGACACCTCTTCTTGACGGCAAAGAGTTGGAGGAAGGGAAAGAGAAAAATGACAAAGAAGTGAAACCTGTTGGTTATTCCTATACGTTTTTCCACCTGATATTTGCCTTGGCTAGCATGTATTCAGCCATGCTGCTTTCGGGTTGGACCAGCTCATCGGAGAGCTCAGATCTCATTGACGTTGGGTGGACATCGGTTTGGGTCAGAATCTGCACAGAATGGGTTACTGCTGCACTATATGTTTGGTCCCTCATTGCTCCTATACTGATCCCTGATCGTGAGTTCTAG